The sequence GTCCCGAATGGCGTGACGAAGGCGGCCAGGACGACCGACGCCAGACTCCGTGCCCATCCGTCCAGCGTCGCCGGATAGCCGACGCCGACGAGTCGCTTCAGCTCCTCTCGTCGCGGTCGCAGGTCAGTGCGGTGTAATCTGACACCGTACCCGCCACGGACGAGGACGGCGACGCCGACGGCGGTCGCGAACGCCCGTGAGGCGAACGTCGCCCACGCTGCACCCCTGGTACCCATTGCCGGGAACGGTCCCCAGCCGAGGATCATGAAGGGGTCGATGACGACGTTGAGGCCGGCGGAAATGAGCATCAGCCACATCGCCGTTCGGGTGTCGCCCGCGCCCTGGAGGGCCGCACGGAACGCAAAGAAGAGGAAGGTGAGCGGGAGCGTGAGGAAGATGATCTCGATGTACGCGAGCGCGTCGGTGAAGACGACCCCCTCCGCACCCATCGTCGTGAGGATGTCGTGGCGGAGGAGCCAGCCGCCGGCCGCGAGCGCCGCCGCGACGGTCACCGCGAGGACCACGGTCTGTCCGACGACCCGATCGGCGGCGCGGCGTTCCCCGGCGCCGACGTGCTGAGAGACCAGCGCGATGGTCGCCGCCGTGATGCCCATGGCCGTCGAGATGAACATCCATGACAGCGGGAACATGAGCGAGACGGCGGCGACGGCCTCGCCGCTCACCCGCCCGACCCAGAACATGTCCGCCAGGTTGTAGGCGGTCTGCAGGAGATTGCCGAGGACGAGCGGCCAGGAAAGCGCCGCCAGCTTCGGGCCGATCGCCCCCGTGGTCATATCGAAGCCTTTTCGCTGCGGGTCTGGCACTACTCTTTGGGTGGGGGCGGGGAAACGAAAAACGCTTCCACCGATTAGTCAGCGAGCACGCTCGCTCCGCCGGGATGGATCTCCGTCCGCTCCGCGTCGTATCCGGCGTCGCTGAGACCCTTCCCCGGCGCGAAGACCGTGCGGCCGATCATCGCCACCGAGGCCGCTCCGCCCGAGGCCTCGACCGCTTCGACGATCGATCGCAGGTCGTCACTGAGCAATCCGACCTCCTCCGCGAACGACCGGGAGGCGGCCATAAAGCGATCGAGCGTGGGTCTCTGGCGAAGCGCTTCGAGCGCTTCGGTCCCCGCGCTGGTGATCCGATCCGGCCGGTCGGCCAGGATGTCCGGCGTCGAGAGATCGCCCAGGTGCAGATATTCGACGTCCGCGACGGCGGGGATGCCGTCCAGCGTTCCCCCCGGTGGCGCGCCCGGTTCCAGGCGGATGGGAACCCCGCCCCTCGCCTGCGCGACGACGTCCCCGAGGCCGGTGCCCGCCTCGACTTCCGCGACGTGTGCGAGCCGGACCAGATCGTTCTCCGACCGACCGCATTCCAATGCCGCGTTCGCGGCGAGGGCGGTTCCCAGGGTCGCGGCCCCCGAGATGCCGAATCCGGCGCCGAGGGGGAGGTCCGTTTGCACGTCGACGAATGCCGTTCGGTCCATCGCGTCGAGAACGAGGTCGACCGCATCGATGGCGGTGCGTTCCCCTCCGAGTCGGACGACCGTCTCCTCGCTCGGCGTCAGACGGACTGTGACGCCGTCTGCCAGTGTAAGCCCCGCCCCTCTGGACCCGGTCGTCGCCGGGTCGTCGGTCCGGTGGATGCTGAACAGCCCCGTGACGTGGCCCGGGACGAACGCACGCGCTACGCGATCGTAGTCCATCGCCGCCTCAGGGGGACAGACGCTGCCGGTCACGCGGGAAGATCACGGCCTCGCGGATGTTGTCGAGGTCGAGCATCGTCATGATGAGCCGCTCCGCGCCCAGGCCCCAGCCCGCGTGCGGGGGCATTCCGTACCGGAACATCTTGGTGTAGTACTCGAAGGCCTCGGGGTCGAGACCCTGCTGTTCGAAGCCGGCGATGAGTTTCTCGTAGCGGTGTTCACGCTGGCCGCCCGAGACGAGTTCGAGTCGCGGGTGCATCAGGTCGAAGCCGGTCGAGACGGCGGGGTCGTCGTCGGTATCCTTGATGTAGAACGGCTTGACCTCGGAGGGCCAGTTCGTGATGAAGTAGTGCTCGCCGAGTTCCTCGCCGAGGGCCTTCTCGGCCTCGGTGGGGAGGTCGTCGCCCCAGACGAGCTGTTCGTCGAGGGCGCCGGTGGCGTTTACCATCTCGATGATCTCCTCGTAGGGGATGCGCTCGAACTCCCCGTCCGGGACGGTGAAGTCGTCGGCCCGATCGAGGGCCTCGAGTTCGGGCTGGGCGTTCTCCCAGACGCCTTCATAGGCCGCCGTGACGACCGCTTCGAGGACGTCCATGGCACCGTCCGCGTCGATGAACGCGCTCTCGAAGTCGATGGAGGTCGCCTCGTTGAGGTGGCGGGGCGTGTTGTGCTCCTCGGCCCGGAAGATGGGGCCGATCTCGAAGACGCGCTCGAGGCCGGAGCCCACCATCAGCTGCTTGAACAGCTGTGGCGACTGATTCATGAACGCCTCCTGGCCGAAGTACGTGATCGGGAAGAGTTCGGTCCCGCCCTCGGTGCCCGTCGCGACGATCTTCGGGGTGTTGATCTCCGTACTGCCGTGGTCGCGGAACGCCTCGCGGACGGCCTGGAGAACCGCCGCGCGAATCTCGAAGATGGCCTTGGGCTCGTCTTTGCGGAGGTCGAGCGTGCGGTTGTCGAGTCGCGTGGAGAGTTCGGCGTCGACCTTGCCCGACGGGTCGAGGGGCAACTCGGGGTCCGCCTCCGCGACGACCTCGAGGGTGTCGGGGGTGACCTCGACGCCGGTCGGGGCGCGCGGTTCCTCCTCGACCGATCCGCTCACTCGGATGACGCTCTCACGGTGGACCGAGAGGCCGGTCTCGACGAGCTCGTCGTCGAGTTCGTCCTTCTCGAATTTCACCTGAATCTTTCCCGCCTTGTCCCGGAGAATGAGGAACGCGATGCCGCCCAGGTCGCGGACTTCGTGGACCCACCCGGCGACGGTGACGTCGTCGCCAGCTTCGGCCAAAGCCGTAAAGGTTCGATCCTGCATGCTTCCCGGTATCGGGGGCGCGGCCTTAAACGCCGCCATTTCGGGGTCGCTTGCCGAACGAAACGAACATCGAGAGTCCGCGGGTCACTCCGCCGCGTGTGCGTCCTTCGCGCCCCGCACGGTCTCCTCGACTGCCTCGATGCCCTCGTCGTGGAGGAGGTCACCGACGACCACGACGTCGGCGTGGCCGGCCATCGTGTACGCCGAGTCGTAGTCGTGGATCCCGCCACCGTACAACAGCGTGGCGTCGTCGACGCCGTCGGCGGCGGCCTGTACCATCTCCGTGTCGCCGAGCATTCCGGAGTACTCGACGTAGACGATCTCCTGGCCGAACAGGCGATCCGCGACCGCCGCGTACCCGGTCACCTCTCCGGGCGTCAGATCGCAGTCGGCTTCGGTGTAGGCGGCGACCGAGGCATCGGGGTTGAGGACGATATACGCCTCCGTCCAGGTCCGGTCCCAGTCCACGTCGTCGATGCGGGCCCACTCCTTGTGCGCCCCCGTGACCCAGAAGGGATCGCCGGCATTGAACACCGAGGGGATGAGATAGCCGTCCAGTCCCTCCTCCTCGATGACGACGGCCGGATTGCTCGGTTCTTGATACAGCGGGATGTCGTAGGCGTTGCACGCATCGACGACGGCCTGCATCTTCTCCTCGGTCATCCCGGTCGTTCCGCCGATCTCGATGGCGTCCGTCCCGCTGGTGCAGACGTCCTCGAAGGTGACCCCATTCGGGAGGTCCTTGTCCGGATCGACCTTGAGGACGTGGTCCCAGTCGTCCCAGGGCCCACTCATACCCAATTACTTCGGTCTATTGCGCTAAAACCCTTCGAATGCCCGTCCGTCGCGAGAATCGTTCCGGTCGGTGGTGCGAACGCCGATCGCGCCCCAACTGTTACCCGTGGATACCCATCGCCTCGATCTGCTCTTGATACCGGTTCCGAATCGTCACCTCGGTCACCTGGGCGACATCGGCGACCTCGCGCTGGGTCTTCTTCTCGTTGCACAGAAGCGATGCGGCGTAGATGGCGGCGGCCGCGTACCCAGTTGGAGACTTCCCGGAGAGCAACCCCTTCTCGGCCGTCGTCTCGATGATTTCGTTGGCTTTCGACTGGACCTCTTCGGAGAGTTTGAGTTCGGAGCAAAAACGGGGGACGTACTTCTTCGGATCGACCGGTTTCATCTCGAGGCCGAGTTCCTGTGAGATATATCGATAGGTCCGCCCGATCTCCTTGCGTTCGACACGGGAGACCTCGGAGATCTCCTCGAGACTTCGCGGAATGCCCTCCTTTCGACAGGCCGCGTAGAGGGCGGAGGTCGCGACCCCCTCGATGGACCGTCCCCGGATGAGATCCTCTTTGAGAGCGCGACGGTAGATGACCGAGGCGACCTCCCGCACGGAGCGCGGGACGCCGAGCGCACTCGCCATTCGATCGATTTCTGAGAGCGCGAACTGGAGGTTGCGCTCGCCGGCGTCTTTCGTTCGGATCCGTTCCTGCCATTTTCTGAGCCGATGCATCTGCGAGCGCTTCTTCGACGAGATAGAGCGACCGTAGGCGTCCTTGTCCTTCCAGTCGATGGTGGTCGTCAGCCCCTTGTCGTGCATCGTCTGGGTCGTCGGGGCACCCACACGTGACTTCTGCTGGCGTTCCTGGTGGTTGAACGCCCGCCACTCCGGCCCTGGGTCGATCTTCTCCTCCTCGACCACGAGGCCGCAGTCGTCACAGACGAGTTCCGCCCGGTCCGAACTCTTGACCAGGTTGTCAGACCCGCACTCCGGACACTCCCGCACCCCCTCGTCGGTCTCTTCTTCAGCAGTGTTTCGCTCCCGCTGGCGAGTGGACCGTGTCATCGCACTTTTATATTAGTGTTTTGTGCACACATAAGTCCGTTGGGCGAATCGGGACGTTTCGTGGAGGTCACAATGCTATATATGGCAGTATTGGCGCTTCTTCGTGTCGATTTCTGGGGGTATATAAGCAACCAGAACATCAACGTATATCCCGCCCCGGAGTGACGTTTCGTCAATGCCGGTCATCGAATGTGACGTCGAGGACGCACGAGCACGGCTGCGGGATGCCGGCGCAGCGTTCCAGGATGGGAAGGCCGAACACGAGCGGTGGCACGCGGACCTTGGGGAGGCACACGCCGTGGCGTACGAGGGGAAGGTCGTGGTGCAGGGGAGCCGTCCGGCCGACATCACCTCGGTCCTCGCGTCGGAGCAGTCCGGACGCGTTCACGCCTACTTCGATGGGGCATGCCGCGGGAATCCGGGTCCGTCGGCGATCGGATGGGTGCTCGTCGACGGCGACGGTATCGTCGACGAGGGGGGCGAGCGCATCGGCCGGGCCACGAACAACCAGGCCGAGTACGAGGCGCTCATCCGCGTCCTGGAGGTGGCGGATCGGTACGGCTACGACGAGGTCGAGGTCCGGGGTGACTCTCAGCTCATCGTCAAACAGGTCAAAGGTGCCTGGAATACGAACGACCCGGAGCTCCGAGAGTTGCGGGTCCGCGTCCACGAACTGCTCGAGCGCTTCGACGACTGGTCGATCGCCCACGTACCGCGGGAGGTAAACGACCGCGCCGACGATCGGGCAAACGAGGCACTCGACGATGGCTGACGATCCGGACACCGACGCCCCCGAGAAACTTCCGGCCTCGACTGTAGACGAGGCGGTGCGACTGACCAGACTCGCACGCAACGCGGTCGATGAGAACGAGGCCGCGGCCCACCGCGAACGCCGGGCGGCCCGACTCGAGGAGTATGGGTTCACCGCGCGCGTTCGCGAGGAGGAAAACGGCGAGACGCTGGTCTGTCACCCCGCGGAGTGGCTGGAGGACGGCGTGGTGGATTTTACCGCCGTCGAGAACACGGACCGGGCGACGGAGGTCCCGCTCTCGGGGCGCGGCGAACAGGGGACCTGGGAAGACGCCGAGGCCGAAAACCGCACGATCGTCGAGGCGGTTCGCGAGCAGGACGGCGCGATCCACGCGAAAAACGCGCGGGCCTTCGCAGACTTCATGGGGAACCACTACGCCGCGCCCATCGCCGACGCGAGGGCGACACACATCCAGGAGTTTCTCCGGGAGTACTACCCACGGAACGCGTGGCCGACGGACGAACAGTGGGCCGTGGTCGTGGAGTCGTTACGGCGGACGTTCGAAAAAACCGAACCGCGGCAGTCCGTCGATTCCGAAACGGGGTAGTCGATCGACTCCGAACCGCGGTACTCACTCGATCGACTCGTCGAACGCCGATCAGGCGGTGCTCTCGTTCGTCGAACGCCGATCAGGCGGTGCTCTCGTCGACGATGTCGCGGACACGCTCCGCGCGTTCGCCGTCCGTGACGAACTTCGAGAGCGTCCACTCGATGTCGTCGACGACCGCTGCATAGCCGTCGTCGGTGAGCGCGTATTCGTTCGTCCGCTTGTCGAGTTCGCTCTTCTCTACCAGACCCTTGGTTACGAGGTCGTCGAGGTTCGGGTAGAGACGCCCGTGGTTGACTTCGTCCTCATAGTAATCCTCGAGCTCTCGTTTGATTGCGAGGCCGTATCGCGCTTGCTCCGCGAGAACGGTCAGGATGTTCTTCTGGAACGCTGTCAGGTCGCGGGCGGTACTTCGCACCGCCGTTTGTGCCTCTGACATGGATATTGTCAAGTGGCTAGGCTATTTAAGTTCTTCTTATTCCATTCACAGGTTCGGATGCCGCCGTCCGAGAGCACTGCCGATGCCATTTCGGGACGAACGGCGCAAACCCGCTGGAAACCGTCTCGTGGCGTCGAAGCGAAGAATACCTCCCCCGGACGGATGCGAAACGTTAAACTCCGTACCGGGCGACCGATCAGTCGTCATGACGAACCTTTGGGCAGACCTGGAAACCGGTCCGGACGCCCCGGAGACGATCTATGCGGTCATCGAGTGTCTGAAGGGCGAACGGAACAA is a genomic window of Halanaeroarchaeum sulfurireducens containing:
- a CDS encoding phosphoglycerol geranylgeranyltransferase, coding for MSGPWDDWDHVLKVDPDKDLPNGVTFEDVCTSGTDAIEIGGTTGMTEEKMQAVVDACNAYDIPLYQEPSNPAVVIEEEGLDGYLIPSVFNAGDPFWVTGAHKEWARIDDVDWDRTWTEAYIVLNPDASVAAYTEADCDLTPGEVTGYAAVADRLFGQEIVYVEYSGMLGDTEMVQAAADGVDDATLLYGGGIHDYDSAYTMAGHADVVVVGDLLHDEGIEAVEETVRGAKDAHAAE
- a CDS encoding pantoate kinase codes for the protein MDYDRVARAFVPGHVTGLFSIHRTDDPATTGSRGAGLTLADGVTVRLTPSEETVVRLGGERTAIDAVDLVLDAMDRTAFVDVQTDLPLGAGFGISGAATLGTALAANAALECGRSENDLVRLAHVAEVEAGTGLGDVVAQARGGVPIRLEPGAPPGGTLDGIPAVADVEYLHLGDLSTPDILADRPDRITSAGTEALEALRQRPTLDRFMAASRSFAEEVGLLSDDLRSIVEAVEASGGAASVAMIGRTVFAPGKGLSDAGYDAERTEIHPGGASVLAD
- a CDS encoding transcription initiation factor IIB translates to MTRSTRQRERNTAEEETDEGVRECPECGSDNLVKSSDRAELVCDDCGLVVEEEKIDPGPEWRAFNHQERQQKSRVGAPTTQTMHDKGLTTTIDWKDKDAYGRSISSKKRSQMHRLRKWQERIRTKDAGERNLQFALSEIDRMASALGVPRSVREVASVIYRRALKEDLIRGRSIEGVATSALYAACRKEGIPRSLEEISEVSRVERKEIGRTYRYISQELGLEMKPVDPKKYVPRFCSELKLSEEVQSKANEIIETTAEKGLLSGKSPTGYAAAAIYAASLLCNEKKTQREVADVAQVTEVTIRNRYQEQIEAMGIHG
- a CDS encoding PadR family transcriptional regulator, producing MSEAQTAVRSTARDLTAFQKNILTVLAEQARYGLAIKRELEDYYEDEVNHGRLYPNLDDLVTKGLVEKSELDKRTNEYALTDDGYAAVVDDIEWTLSKFVTDGERAERVRDIVDESTA
- the rnhA gene encoding ribonuclease HI, yielding MPVIECDVEDARARLRDAGAAFQDGKAEHERWHADLGEAHAVAYEGKVVVQGSRPADITSVLASEQSGRVHAYFDGACRGNPGPSAIGWVLVDGDGIVDEGGERIGRATNNQAEYEALIRVLEVADRYGYDEVEVRGDSQLIVKQVKGAWNTNDPELRELRVRVHELLERFDDWSIAHVPREVNDRADDRANEALDDG
- the aspS gene encoding aspartate--tRNA(Asn) ligase gives rise to the protein MQDRTFTALAEAGDDVTVAGWVHEVRDLGGIAFLILRDKAGKIQVKFEKDELDDELVETGLSVHRESVIRVSGSVEEEPRAPTGVEVTPDTLEVVAEADPELPLDPSGKVDAELSTRLDNRTLDLRKDEPKAIFEIRAAVLQAVREAFRDHGSTEINTPKIVATGTEGGTELFPITYFGQEAFMNQSPQLFKQLMVGSGLERVFEIGPIFRAEEHNTPRHLNEATSIDFESAFIDADGAMDVLEAVVTAAYEGVWENAQPELEALDRADDFTVPDGEFERIPYEEIIEMVNATGALDEQLVWGDDLPTEAEKALGEELGEHYFITNWPSEVKPFYIKDTDDDPAVSTGFDLMHPRLELVSGGQREHRYEKLIAGFEQQGLDPEAFEYYTKMFRYGMPPHAGWGLGAERLIMTMLDLDNIREAVIFPRDRQRLSP
- a CDS encoding DUF7108 family protein yields the protein MADDPDTDAPEKLPASTVDEAVRLTRLARNAVDENEAAAHRERRAARLEEYGFTARVREEENGETLVCHPAEWLEDGVVDFTAVENTDRATEVPLSGRGEQGTWEDAEAENRTIVEAVREQDGAIHAKNARAFADFMGNHYAAPIADARATHIQEFLREYYPRNAWPTDEQWAVVVESLRRTFEKTEPRQSVDSETG
- a CDS encoding MATE family efflux transporter, producing MTTGAIGPKLAALSWPLVLGNLLQTAYNLADMFWVGRVSGEAVAAVSLMFPLSWMFISTAMGITAATIALVSQHVGAGERRAADRVVGQTVVLAVTVAAALAAGGWLLRHDILTTMGAEGVVFTDALAYIEIIFLTLPLTFLFFAFRAALQGAGDTRTAMWLMLISAGLNVVIDPFMILGWGPFPAMGTRGAAWATFASRAFATAVGVAVLVRGGYGVRLHRTDLRPRREELKRLVGVGYPATLDGWARSLASVVLAAFVTPFGTAAIAAYGIGMRMMSVTWSVAGAVGQATATGVGQNLGAELPDRARRVTWLATAATMAFLAAATAVAMAFPEPLYRIFIDDPAIVAEGKTFVYVIAPVWALFGGTMVVQGAFRGAGQTGVAMALSLFSRWVFRVPVALALAFSTTVVVPWTGWVATLGLGVGVIGVWAGFAFGGLAAFLVAVFWFSRDRWTEGLLDGGRGDEAASNA